aacacaccatatacaaaatatatacaaatcatatatAAATTACATAGAAAAGAtatatttgtataaaatttgtatgaaaactgtatttaagttgtatgatattgtagttattTTTAACTGGCTAAAAatgatgtatgaaagttgtagataagttataaataagttgcataatatataattaattgtatacaatttatttttagtttataagttgttgtagttgtattaaATTTGAATCATATTTGAATATATTCCGGTATTCAACTTGTCTAGTTTAGGTGATGTCTATCGTCAGTGCCTTTATTGCTTTGGTTTTACGCTACTTTCTGGTTCAAGCTATTAAAATAGTTTTAAAAGTTTTGGTTCTCAATTAAGTCTTGAACTATTTTACGTCACTGTGGTTTGACATTAATGAAATTGCTATACTACATTTAAGGCACTATTGGAAagaggagaggagagaaaaaaggaaaattgtGTAACTGAATATCATAATTTAATgcactaataatggattataTATGGAGAGAGGCGGTAGAGAATAGGGAAAAAGGAGAggggagagaaaagaaaaattgatGTAACTGAATATTCTAATTTAAGACACTAAATTGTAATAAATTGTAAGAAATCATTATTTAGGGAGGGTAATAAACAAAATTAGAATAATTTTAGTAAATAAGtatcaaatattggaaccaaaaaATCAAGTTTTTTTACAAAGTCAAAAGACAAGTTGGGCTACcgttcttttcttttaattcttaTTACATACAATTTAATATACCACGTTAAactatgtatgtatgtatgtatgtatgtaaacACATTCGTTAACTGCTATATATATTATTGTAGAGACCATATTTAAGAAGATTCACTGAACGGAGTGAAAACAAAACGGAGAAATTAACTTAAATAGAAATCAACCAAAGAAACAGTCAAACATAactgaaaacaaaacaaacctaAAGTAAAACTTTATGTTTCTGAATCCAAAGGACTATTCACTCTCCTAGACGTCCAAAGCATAGGAAAATTTTCCAGATTCCCATCCCTCCTTCATTGTTGCATCTTTTGAAGCAAACTGCCATAGGAATCTGACACAGGGCTTAACAACAAAGATGAAACACCATAACCATAAGAATAACCATACGAGTACGATACCCACCCTTCCGTCAAATTCATGTTGATACCAATTCTTGAACCAATCTTTCCAATAATCTATCGTCAAACTAGTCAACGTTACTCCAATTGTAAAGAACATAAGCATACCTGGATTTTCTAGCAAGTCGAATATCTTGTCCAATATTGACACAACCATACTGGGGAATTTATCGGTATATATATGCCTTAAATTTCTCAGATTAGGCATAACTTCCATTGTATCTTCATCACGTATAAAGTAAAGGAACCATACGTATATGGACCAAAACACAAAAAAGTTGAATACACACCTCTTGGCCTTAATCGGCATAAATTGCTCCCCATCAGGCGTGTCGAAAAATGGCGAAAATAACAACGTAACGAAGCTTAAAACACATATACAAAACAAGATGAAATACCTATCTGCAGCATCCAATGGGTCCTTATATGTATTCATGTTGGCCTAGATAGCACTGAGCAAacgaaataaaaataaatcaactaTGACTGAATATACAAAGAATTGAACCAACTAGGGTTTAAATACTTGCGAGAAATTTTGAAACCAACTAGGATTAGGTTTTGGAGCCTCGGCATGCACCAATTCTTCATAAGAAATAGGAATATTCATCTTATTATTGGTTCTCTTAGAAGTAGTGTTTGAAAAGGAAAAGGATTGTTTAACGCCAGCAGCTTATGATAGAATAACATGAAATACTTATACATGAAGAGAGTTACTAATAATATCATCCCTAATTCTGGAGAGGGAAAATACAATTAGAATAGCATAACTATTAACTTAAATTAAGTAaagttattttggtatatatttttttcaatgaGTATTTTTGCcaagagaaaaattaaaaagcAACTTCTGCTTCTTGTGAGAAGCAGCTTCTGAAAAAGAGCATGTGCTTATACCCAAAAGCACTTATTTTTCTCCTCCAAAAGATTTGAACAAACGCTTcaactttttaaaataagcattttttaaaagaaaaataaatactttTGACCTTCTAGGAatttggccaaataggctataaCTTTTCTTATGATTTACTATATTACAATTATCTTACTTAtttgtatatatgtattatgtacaataatttaaaaatataaataaattaatacaGAAACATATATAAATATGCCAAATTTCATGCCCCAAACAAGTAATTAATTGCACCGCATGGCAACTTCGATATTCCCAACAATTTTTCGAACCAAAAGTACTTCGAATATACGAAAAGGTAACAAAAATCTCCAAACATCAGACCAAGGCTAAACACCATGTGCAAAATAATCTAAGCTATATACATATGATTGAGCTAAAAACTTTTGTATCAACTAACCAAAAAACATAaagaatttataaattaaatCCAAACATGTTACGGTAAAAGGAAgataaaaccaaaaccaaaggGCTATGATTGTTCTTTTAGACATCAAAATTCCAGATTTGCATCCCTCCTTTAGTACTCTTGCACAGAAGACTTAAAGTTCCTGTGCTTCTACGTCGACAAAATTACTTAAACCTGAAGTAAACTGCCAAAGTAATCAATCTCGCACCGAGCATAACAATAAATTAAAGACGATGCACCAAAACCATAAGAATAACCATACGAATATATAGGATTATCATCCTATCTCCATTTTCATAGTGATACCAATTCTTGATCCATTTTTTCCAATAATCCATAGTTGACCAAGTCAATAGTACTACAACAACGTGGAAGTCAATTTCCACGTGTTTAGTAAGCTCATGAAAGACAAACTCACAGATAAGTAAGCAGCCCCTAATTAATATGTCATATTCTTGattctttctcctcctttttcACTTTTTCCGCCACCTCAGTCCCAAGCAACaaatgtttttttctttctttcatagaTTCAAAAAGAACAAGAAATATAAAATCTTTAATTAAAAGGGTATTAGGACAAGAAACTGCATCAAGAAAATAAGGATTTAATAAATGTTAGTACCTTCGAATCAGGGGCGAAGGTACATAGCcctaagggtggtcaactgaccacccttcgtcgaaaaattacgctgtatatataaataaaaaattagattttaatggtatataatataatattaaacaCTCTTTATCGTATTTGTTTttacttatttcaagtttgaacaccgtAAATGAAATTTCTGGTTTCGAACTACTTCGAATAAACCAAAGCTTTGATTCACATTGTTGACTTCGAATAACTATAAAGGATTAGAAATCTTAAAAGCGCTTTAAGGCATCCCCCTCCTTAATTTCTTTAGTAAATGAATTTTTTCTCAACCgaatttatctttttatttttgtttttatgaaTAGGGTATAAAGTAAACAACTTTAAGAGTTTATTTATGTATTTGGCTGACTTTTTTTATTCTGTTTAGTTAAAAGCAAAAAGGTTTTATTTTTTGCTCCAGAACAATAGGTAAATTAATTCTCGCGTAATTAACAAACCCAAAAACCATTAAACAAAAACTAATCCAGacacttaataaaataaaaatataacctgaacaaAAAAGTACAAGTATTTTTAGATCTAAAGCTCTATCCACATAGTTTCACCATATCTCACACACATCTTAATTTGGGACATCAAAAGCTTGGAAATTCTGGATTTACATCCCTTCTTTCGTAAGAGCTTGAGTGCTACATCATCTCGGATTTCAATATTGCATCCTTCCTTTCAGAAGACATTCCCTTATCTCTTTGTCAACACCTTTGTTTGGAATTGAGGCGCAGTTAATTGAATGATTCGTTGATTGTCTAAAGGATGTCGCGATAGGATCAAGAACAAAATAGACTATGAACCATAACAACCATAACCATAAGTAAACAAAACAAACCTTAGCCCCAACATTATACTTCTCCCAATTCCTAATCCAATCTCCTGAACATTCCACTTCCAACCAGGCAATTACTACTCCCATTATATATATCAGAACCTCTATTGGTTCTTCTAGGATATCCAATATCTCCTCTAACATGGACAATATCATACCTCGTATTATTCCAGTGTTGCATCTTTCACATATTTGTGCACTTCATCCATAATTTCATAATTGATGTATGTCTCTCTAATATATCTCGTGCAAGGCAGACACATTCGTTCTTGatccaagaaaaagaaaaggaaccaTAAGTATAAGGAATAACAAGAATAAATGGTCAACCAAGTCTTCATCACTTTAAACGCCATAATTGGCATATCTGGCCTgtctaaaaatggaaaaaaggcTACCAATGCAAAGTTACAGAAGATTATTTCAAACAAGATCCTTGGCCTAGTTCCTTCTGCTGGAAAGTCGACGATTCGTGCTAAAATTGATGCTGCCATATTTTGGTTCCTTGAGATCGCTATGAAAGCAAAAGTAAAATACTGCAACGATAAGTGAAAGCCAATACCCCACCACTACAAGGCggcttaattttttatttttttaaaaagaagtgGAAAGTATGAAGCAATTGATCACAAAGAGATATTTAATTGAGTTTAAAAACATGCGTGGGAAGTGTTACTTTTAAAGGCTAATAATCTAGTAATAAATCACCAATTTGAATTAGGTTTCGGAGAACTTGCGTCAACTAGGAAATTTTGAGGCTGTTAGACTAACCAAACCAAATTAGAATTAGGAAAGGAGAGGGTCGTCTAgcgagccccccccccccccccccttttttttttgcttttccttttttaCGTGGCCCAAAAGTTATTTTATATCAAATCCATCTTTTTCATGGTCCACTTATACGCATTTTTTTTATAACCATGGTGTCCGGGCCAGTGTGCGCgtacctcgactaattccacgagATACCTGTCACCTCTCACCAGCAACAAGTATCAGGTAACTCTATTCACCAAGGCTTGGATagatgagaagaaatcacctaatatttgcCTCCGCTGGGATGTGAACCTGAGACTTCAAGGTTCTCGCCCCCACTTATATCTTAGAAAGACTTCTCAAAGACTAAGATACATTAGAAACAGCAAAATATATATCTGCAAGCTGATACTCCTTCCACTTATATGAAACTAGTTATGTCGTAGaagatagaaaaaaaaattactccATTTGTCTGACTTGATGTGATGCGGTTACTATTTGAAGGGTCATAGAAGTTTTCTTTGACCGCGAGTTTTTTtacataaatattttgaattgttaattcTTATTACGagttataatattttttatgtaatgttcaaatatataaattttattctaaaaagctTAAAGATTTTATATTTAAATTCACACCAATTAAATAGTTTGACTTTGACCCTCTTACTCGGAATCCGGATCTCATCACATAAACGGTATATAAAGTGTGACAATTTGAAAAATGCTCGTCTCTATAGCATTTAGAAGTAAACCAATAGAACAAGCTCCAACGCTTGATCATAAATACACCAGTGAATATtcagaaataagaagaaaaaaaaaaggaaaaaaaaaggaagagcaAATAGGTATTGAACTTTTTTCCCTTGTAAACCTTATTCAAGAGGCCATACCCCGAAATTCATCAGTATCATTCTTCTTTTTAAATCGACCATCCAGTTCAAACACCATTGACTCATCTCTAATTGTTCCTCTTTCACCATTTCTTCCTTTGTATCTCCATGCAATCACTAAATATACCAAGAAATTCACTGCATTTATCCCTGTTAATATCCAATAAAAATAATCAAGTTTGCTTTTGTTAAGATTATTCCTAAGCCACCCTTTCTCTACACCACCCGTGGCACTTTCCACAATTTTCACTATGGCAGAACTTAACCAACTCCCAATTCCTATCTCACTTAAAAATAATGCACTGCTTATACTTCTCGTACCATCGGTTGCTTCATCGTAGAAAAACTCCAATTGTCCTACGTATGAGAAAACCTCAGCTGTACCTacgagaaagaattgaggaaacAACCAAAATATGCTCAAACTTGTTGGGTTTGAGCTCTGACGTCTCATTCTCTCAACCAATGCAGCGGACATTAGGGCAAAAATGGACACGAATAAACCGACCCCTATACGTTGTAACGACGTGATGCCACGTTCGTGTCCGGTTTTGGAACGGAGGTGAGGGACGATGAATTTCTCGTATACTGGTACGAGAAGGAGTCCGTTGACGGCCGTGAAGACGGGGACGGAGCCGGCGGGGATAGTGAAATGGGGGGTGATTTTTCTGTCCATGATGTTGGCTTGAGTGAGGAAAAAAGTCGAGAGTTGAGCAAATGAAATGGAAAGAGCTATTGTAGATGCCCAAATTGGAAGGATTCTGATAAAGGATTTGAACTCTTCAACTTGTGTCACTGTGCATAACttccatttgttgttgatgatgatctcAGGGTCTGTTACTACTGCTGCTTTATCCAAAAATCTGCAATGTCCAACATGAATATAGTGAGAAACGCCATCATTAATTGGTACTTAATTTACGTGTTAATTTCTATGATATGCTTTAATGGTAATTACCTAATAAAAGAAGgtaattaaattattataatatgTTAAACTACACTCACcatattaaaaaacaaaaaactttATACgatcaatatatataacttaagcCGTATATACTTTAATGCAAACCTAATCAAAACAAAGGTATAACTTATTATCATGGGTTAACTACACTCATCTTATAAATTTTTTTATACTATCAATCTTGTTATCAATGTATTTTTACCATGTTAAATTAGTATTCTCCGTCCGCCCCAATTTATGCAATGTTCTTTTTTTCCTGTTCCATAAAGtatgacatatttctatattttgtAAAGATAAATtcaactttaaaatttttattttacctttaatgagatgatttaatgacatacaaattttcataatttattTGAGAacataagtttcaaaaatcttttttttatgTTTCAACCACATGCTTAGTCAAACAACATCACATAAATCGGGGCAGAAGATGTAACTGTCTAATTTTCCTGGttattaattccacaaattaaggaCGGTTACATGTATTGGTTTTTAAATGTGACCTTATaatgtaaaaaaaatttaatatgtaaaattaAACTCAAAAAGAAATTAACATTGACCTGTATTGCTTAGTATGAGGAAGCTTTCGAGCACCAAAAATATCAGATTCTTTGGTCTTCATCTCATAGAGTTCACTTTCACTTGCCACCACCACACCTCTGAAATGATTTCTAATAGAAACCACAATAACCTGAACAAATCTAGTGAAAGCACTTCCCATAGGTTTCTGATAACGATAATTAGTAAAGCCAGCAACTAAGATAACAATAGATACAAACATAGCTGCTGTAGGAACAACAAAACCCCAAGTCCAACCTTTTTCTTGTTGTACATAAACCAAAAGAGTTATTCCCAAGAGTGCACCCATATTAATAGCAAAGAAGAACCAATTAAAGAATGCATATTTTTTTTGGGATTCTTTTTTGTCAGATTCATCAAATTGATCAGCTCCAAATGTTGAGACACAGGGTTTGATGCCCCCTGTTCCAAGTGCTATGAGATAGAGTGCTCCATATAGAAAAGCTGTTTGGCCTTTTGTTGCTGGAATGCATGGCCTCGCTATGCATTGAGGTGGTCTTAAGCTGTCGATTGATGCCGATAGTGTTAACAATATCATTCCCTGATTAGAGACGGATTCAAGATTTTAATTCAAAAGAGAATAAATTGCATCCGCCAcggaaaaagtaaacaataaatccAGCTGGATGTTTGTATAAAGATCCGGTTTATTTAACTGATAGTTAATCACCGGCCAGATACACATGAGCAATAATGGGCTGTAAAATTTTAAGGTTCACCTTTGTATTGTCCTAAGAATACTGGAAAATTCAACTGGCAATAAAAGAAAAGGAGTGATCATTTCTTACCACGAAGTAGATACAAGAGAAAATGATGATGGTTAAGAAGCGACCGAAGTAAGCATCAGCAAGGAAAGCTCCAAGTAGAGTCAAAACATAGGCAGCTCCAATCCAATCATTGACATGAGTTGCAGCATCTGGAAGTGATTGATGCATCTCAAACACCAAATATGCCACCATACTTACAGCTACGGCAAAGAATGCCAACCTCTCTGCCACCTCGTTGACTGCCtcaatacaaaaaaggaaaaagaaaaaagagttagCAAAGGATCTACATAGATTAACTGCAGCTCCCGGTACGCACGGGGTCTggaaagggccggaccacaagggtctattatacGCAGTCTTACCTTACATTTCTACAAGTGggtgtttccacggcttgaacccgtgacctcttggtcacatgacaataactttaccagttacaccaAGGCTCCCTTAATAGTTAATCGACATGGATTAACtaagttctttatttatttgatcattaaaagaagaaaaaaaatgagaaaagagacCTATAATGAATGGTGAAGCTTTCCATCCTCCAGTGGTTCGTTTATCCGCAATATTCCCTTTATAATCCACGCACCCATTGGTTACCAAAGTTTTTGTTACCTGCAATTTCACCATGTTTTTAGaatacaaaatataaataattaatgGCAACATATAACAAAATATCAAGTTAGCTAGGTTAAATACCTTCTTGACATTCTTATTCATATCCATAGTTCCATCAAAAGATGGTTGAGCATAAGATTTGTCATGCAAATTGTCAACGTGAATGCTTCTATCCATAGTGAAGCTACAAAGCCTTACCTACGTACTTCTTTCCTCAAACTCGTAACACTTCACTTGTCGCTACTTTTATTCAAAAGATATTAGATTGTTCTAACATTTTCGCTTTCTGCAAATGTAACCACTTGTTAGTTGAACTAGCTAGCTGCTATTGTATTTCAATCTTCAGAAGGAAGGTCACAATCTGGTATATCTATATAATACAAAGTCAAGCAAAGTTTTATTATTCTTTGCATCTGCTTTAAATTCGGGCCGGTAGATTAAACAAACATATGATATGAATCTATCTTCTCAGAAGTCTTGATACTCCAAAAACTAGAATACAGCAACAAACATATTTTATTGCCAATTGGCCGTACATTTTcaaaatttggaagaaattggacGTACATATATaaacaattttaaattatatacattATCGATAAAAAGAATTCTTTACGCTATTAAGTCATCCCAATGATATTTACAAGTAAATCTCCTTATAGTGTAGGATTTGTAAGTCTGTAAATAAGCCCATTAGGATAATCTGATAGCGTAAAAATTCTTATTGACAGTGTATATACATTACTGTTGAACCACGAATAgtaattaaggaaataacagcAATCCAAATTGCCGCCTAGATTTGGTCAGACAGATAAAGGTATAAAAACGAGGATTTTGCTGTCTAGCTTGGCTGGTTATTGAGGTCTTTTTCCTTAAACGTGTTAGACGGCTACGTTAAGAAAAAATTATGAGAAGTTTTCTTTTCAACTCTCTCACTTGCAGTTTTCATAtccctttttgttatttttgctactatttgtttacccgaaaaatggtacagttgaatttgttcgtAGTTTCTACACAGATGAATCAATTTGATCCCAAAAGACAATGAATTAATCGATTTGGATGCAAAATATTTAGCTCAAAACGTAGATGAAACGATAGATTTTAAGAGCCCGGGAATAAGGTTTCCGGGCACAATGCTGATAAGACCAACAAGCGAGAGAGAAAAAAAGTATCAAAATGCTATCAAGAATCTATTCAATGTAATCCAGAAAAACCGTGTCTTACAATGATAGTTGAGCTTATTATTTATAGCCCAGTGGGCGTAATGGTCGGGCCCACAATTATTGAAATGAGATAATGGAAGCCTAACGGTAAACATAAATGCCTGAATTCCTATAATGAGCCTTTACTTTTTAATGTtgtggaatattcttcattaaatgttaCCAGGCGCAACATGCTTAGTGCCTTTATGGATTTGCCTTTCTCGGTGACACACGAGATAGTAGTACCCGATTTTTCGTCCTTCCGGTTTTGACTCCACGTGTCCCCCTTTTTGGGTGGCCAAGTACCGTAACGTATTTTACCCAATATAGATAGTCCTCCCTGCTTTCCAGTaacataactttgtgttatcgGGATGTTGGTGAGAATCTTCTTTCAGCGATAATTACTATAATTCCTTTTGAAGGTtactgacggttgattagacgcttgtctctccgcatttaatgcctgGAACACGCGTTCTCCTATGATTTAGCGCGCCTTTTGCCAGTTATCGGGGTAATTGGAGCCAAGTATTTTAGCTGCCCAAAATTTTGCCTATACATATCAACTCCCTTTTCCTTTGGGTCTCACCAGTCGATCGAGCCTCCAAACTACATTCCTGTTTTGCATCTTTTCTCTAACTTTCTCCCGACACAGAACTTTTTCTTTCCCTTCTCCAATGGCTTCTTCATCTAAACGCGCTGGTTCTTCAAAGAGCAAGATTAAGAACAAGGATTCCATTCCTCCAATAGTAAGTTCCATAATCCCTAAAAGAGCTAGTACTTGGAGGAGAAATTTTCCACTGATAACCCCCGCATATGGGCGGTTAGCAGGTACCCATCTTCCATTCGTGCTTCCAGTATCCctactgtgaaggaagactgttgCTGCCAAAACTTGGACATCATCGCTCCcgatctatcggagcgagtgacccttcctAGAGAGGGTTTCACATATTTTTACACGTACCTTTTTACTTTGGATGTGTTTTCTTTGGACGGAGAACTTGATACTGTGATAGCAGAATTTTGTCTCCGTTATCAAGTGTGTTTGGCATAGgtaagtccttctgtgtggaggacGGAGCCTGCCTCCGGCGCTTGTGCTGGAAACCAAAGAAGAGCTATCATTGGCTCATATGGTGAATTTGTACtcccccaaaatcttccgcgggAGAATGATAAATCTCTACAAGTGTGGTCATCATGCTTTGATATCCAGCATGGATAACTACAACGACTGAGGGTGGATGGAACGAGTCGTTGCAGTTGCCTCTGGTAACATTATTCCCATAACGGTCTCATCCTTTCCGGTTGCCTGGAACCGTTCCCGTAAGTTTCTTTCAATACGTTCTTCCCTCCTAAATGATTTTTTACGCCTGTATTGATCTTTCAACTTTTGTATGTTACATCGACCCGATGGGTCCCACTGGTAGTAGAAGGCTTGGACCGGTGGGTTCAAAAAATCTTGAAAGTTACCATACCCGAAATTTGCTTGGGGAAAGAACTGTCCATCAAATACGGGTGAAAgtccaaaaatcatggtaactataatttgtttttctttagtttttgtatATGTGGAATTTGGCTGAATCTCCTGGCTTATTTGTCGAATTAGGTCTACCCCAGGGCTCAGTCGAGATCCCTGAAGAGAATGTTTTGGATGACCCTGTCGATGCAGCGCAGCTGCTCCAGGAGGCACTTGCTCGAACGGATGCCTCCGGGTCTACTCCGGGCATAAATATTTCTTCACGGAGTCCCCAGtcagagaacaagcaaccaaaaagaaggcgTTCCTTTGTGGCCGGGGAgaagaataagagggcaaaggttgatgcccccgaatcatcccaagtggcgacatTGGCCGGTCCTCCCTCCGGGCCGGTCATAGATACCGTAGTGATTGACGATAAAGAAGCTAGTGATAATAAAGCTTCTCTTCATAGAAGACAACAATCCTTATCCTCTCAACAGGATGCTCAACCTATTGATGCAGTCACACCCACCGAGGATGATGTCTCGGCACTttggggagagtttgatttggtgaAAAATTCCAACTCCTATTCTCGGGCCCCAATCGTTATGCCCGGTACACTAAGGCAGAGTACCGGGTCCTTGCCGTCCTCGGTTGGTGAGCACCCAACAATCAGTGCTGCCTTCGGTGCAGCTGCTTCACGTTCTTCTTCTTCACCAGCTTTATCACCACTTTTTTTGCCACCAGCAGCTGCTACATCTTTTTCATCTTCATCCACGCTTCCCCCAATAACATCATCTCCAATGGCCATGCCCAATCGTGTTGAAAGCGTTCCTCTTCCCCATTCTCCTGTTCATGAGAATTTGGGgaaaaattatgctgccccttctgaaTATCCTCAGAGGAGGAGGAATATTACCCTCTTGGTCTCTACCGGGTGTAACCTTCTTTCCCGGCAGGTAGAGCTTGCAAATTACTTGAAGCCCTTGGCATCAGAGAAGGATTGGGAGAAGATTTAGACACTCTcaggagagtgtttgttgaacaatgccatgcataaTGCCGCAACGGTATGTTTCTGTCTTTCTCTTCTATTTCTCAGCTTCTGAATGAGTGCATTTTAAGTTTTACCTCTTCTTATCTTGCAGGccaattttcttgcttttgagggCCTACAGAGGTTAATCCGTAAGAATGAGGAACTTTTTTCTGAACGGTATCAGACAGTTCTTCGCCTCTCGGAACTGGAAAGCAGGGCCATTGAGGTCGTTGTTTTGGAAGCCCGCTTGCAGCAAAGTGAGCAGGAAGTAGAGATCCTTAGCCAGGAAATTGGGCCATTGAGGACTAGTTTTGATGAAGTCAAAGCTAAGTGGGCTGAGGTCCAGGATGCCATTCTTGCTGCCAGTGACCGAGAGGCTACTGTTGCTAAAAGGGTAACTAACTTAGAAGCAGCCTTGAATTCTAAGG
This DNA window, taken from Nicotiana tabacum cultivar K326 chromosome 15, ASM71507v2, whole genome shotgun sequence, encodes the following:
- the LOC107799724 gene encoding protein NRT1/ PTR FAMILY 8.2-like; the encoded protein is MDRSIHVDNLHDKSYAQPSFDGTMDMNKNVKKVTKTLVTNGCVDYKGNIADKRTTGGWKASPFIIVNEVAERLAFFAVAVSMVAYLVFEMHQSLPDAATHVNDWIGAAYVLTLLGAFLADAYFGRFLTIIIFSCIYFVGMILLTLSASIDSLRPPQCIARPCIPATKGQTAFLYGALYLIALGTGGIKPCVSTFGADQFDESDKKESQKKYAFFNWFFFAINMGALLGITLLVYVQQEKGWTWGFVVPTAAMFVSIVILVAGFTNYRYQKPMGSAFTRFVQVIVVSIRNHFRGVVVASESELYEMKTKESDIFGARKLPHTKQYRFLDKAAVVTDPEIIINNKWKLCTVTQVEEFKSFIRILPIWASTIALSISFAQLSTFFLTQANIMDRKITPHFTIPAGSVPVFTAVNGLLLVPVYEKFIVPHLRSKTGHERGITSLQRIGVGLFVSIFALMSAALVERMRRQSSNPTSLSIFWLFPQFFLVGTAEVFSYVGQLEFFYDEATDGTRSISSALFLSEIGIGSWLSSAIVKIVESATGGVEKGWLRNNLNKSKLDYFYWILTGINAVNFLVYLVIAWRYKGRNGERGTIRDESMVFELDGRFKKKNDTDEFRGMAS